From Coturnix japonica isolate 7356 chromosome 3, Coturnix japonica 2.1, whole genome shotgun sequence, the proteins below share one genomic window:
- the TMEM247 gene encoding transmembrane protein 247 isoform X3: MQGDLKESNSLKELRYSFQRAMDNLEKDIELTLQETQNNDNKRQQQVKMQGAMRDIPTSYFVSDYTTENTDARSHMAHLDVTGRTSALQSEVSTNVEEQKELCCMQVTAADIELQRMWCNFMLAGQKYELEDSDKQRLHEERMTRIRQQFSQGLQDRLLPPNQTVLFLYSFIFMYIIYIAKDLVFYFFQNHYQFSFAIVFFFILKGIFQD, translated from the exons ATGCAAGGTGATTTGAAAGAATCCAACAGTCTAAAGGAATTAAGATATTCATTCCAAAGAGCGATGGACAATCTAGAGAAAGATATTGAGCTTACATTACAGGAAACCCAGAATAATGACAACAAGAGGCAGCAACAAGTAAAGATG CAGGGAGCCATGAGAGACATACCAACATCGTATTTCGTCTCGGACTATACAACTGAGAACACGGATGCTAGGAGTCACATGGCACACTTGGATGTGACGGGAAGAACCAGTGCTTTGCAGTCTGAAGTATCCACCAATgtggaagagcagaaagagCTTTGCTGCATGCAGGTCACAGCTGCTGACATTGAACTTCAGAGGATGTGGTGTAATTTTATGCTGGCTGGACAGAAATATGAACTTGAGGATAGTGACAAACAAAGGCTTCATGAGGAGAGAATGACGCGGATTCGTCAACAG tttaGCCAAGGACTCCAAGATCGGCTCCTGCCTCCGAACCAAACTGTTTTGTTCTTATACTCCTTCATCTTTATGTACATTATTTACATAGCAAAAGACCTGgtcttttactttttccaaaACCATTACCAGTTCTCTTTTGctattgtgttctttttcattctcaaaGGGATTTTCCAGGATTAA
- the TMEM247 gene encoding transmembrane protein 247 isoform X1 has protein sequence MQGDLKESNSLKELRYSFQRAMDNLEKDIELTLQETQNNDNKRQQQVKMVCGKFSSSRCKTTVNHGGRRSARKLSAKQGAMRDIPTSYFVSDYTTENTDARSHMAHLDVTGRTSALQSEVSTNVEEQKELCCMQVTAADIELQRMWCNFMLAGQKYELEDSDKQRLHEERMTRIRQQFSQGLQDRLLPPNQTVLFLYSFIFMYIIYIAKDLVFYFFQNHYQFSFAIVFFFILKGIFQD, from the exons ATGCAAGGTGATTTGAAAGAATCCAACAGTCTAAAGGAATTAAGATATTCATTCCAAAGAGCGATGGACAATCTAGAGAAAGATATTGAGCTTACATTACAGGAAACCCAGAATAATGACAACAAGAGGCAGCAACAAGTAAAGATGGTATGTGGAAAATTCAGTTCTTCCAGATGTAAAACTACAGTGAATCATGGAGGACGTAGATCAGCCAGGAAACTGTCTGCAAAG CAGGGAGCCATGAGAGACATACCAACATCGTATTTCGTCTCGGACTATACAACTGAGAACACGGATGCTAGGAGTCACATGGCACACTTGGATGTGACGGGAAGAACCAGTGCTTTGCAGTCTGAAGTATCCACCAATgtggaagagcagaaagagCTTTGCTGCATGCAGGTCACAGCTGCTGACATTGAACTTCAGAGGATGTGGTGTAATTTTATGCTGGCTGGACAGAAATATGAACTTGAGGATAGTGACAAACAAAGGCTTCATGAGGAGAGAATGACGCGGATTCGTCAACAG tttaGCCAAGGACTCCAAGATCGGCTCCTGCCTCCGAACCAAACTGTTTTGTTCTTATACTCCTTCATCTTTATGTACATTATTTACATAGCAAAAGACCTGgtcttttactttttccaaaACCATTACCAGTTCTCTTTTGctattgtgttctttttcattctcaaaGGGATTTTCCAGGATTAA
- the TMEM247 gene encoding transmembrane protein 247 isoform X4, whose protein sequence is MQGDLKESNSLKELRYSFQRAMDNLEKDIELTLQETQNNDNKRQQQVKMGAMRDIPTSYFVSDYTTENTDARSHMAHLDVTGRTSALQSEVSTNVEEQKELCCMQVTAADIELQRMWCNFMLAGQKYELEDSDKQRLHEERMTRIRQQFSQGLQDRLLPPNQTVLFLYSFIFMYIIYIAKDLVFYFFQNHYQFSFAIVFFFILKGIFQD, encoded by the exons ATGCAAGGTGATTTGAAAGAATCCAACAGTCTAAAGGAATTAAGATATTCATTCCAAAGAGCGATGGACAATCTAGAGAAAGATATTGAGCTTACATTACAGGAAACCCAGAATAATGACAACAAGAGGCAGCAACAAGTAAAGATG GGAGCCATGAGAGACATACCAACATCGTATTTCGTCTCGGACTATACAACTGAGAACACGGATGCTAGGAGTCACATGGCACACTTGGATGTGACGGGAAGAACCAGTGCTTTGCAGTCTGAAGTATCCACCAATgtggaagagcagaaagagCTTTGCTGCATGCAGGTCACAGCTGCTGACATTGAACTTCAGAGGATGTGGTGTAATTTTATGCTGGCTGGACAGAAATATGAACTTGAGGATAGTGACAAACAAAGGCTTCATGAGGAGAGAATGACGCGGATTCGTCAACAG tttaGCCAAGGACTCCAAGATCGGCTCCTGCCTCCGAACCAAACTGTTTTGTTCTTATACTCCTTCATCTTTATGTACATTATTTACATAGCAAAAGACCTGgtcttttactttttccaaaACCATTACCAGTTCTCTTTTGctattgtgttctttttcattctcaaaGGGATTTTCCAGGATTAA
- the TMEM247 gene encoding transmembrane protein 247 isoform X5 yields the protein MQKHLAMGPEHPWRRFDVGRSPLTFRKDLCLLKTRKCKQGAMRDIPTSYFVSDYTTENTDARSHMAHLDVTGRTSALQSEVSTNVEEQKELCCMQVTAADIELQRMWCNFMLAGQKYELEDSDKQRLHEERMTRIRQQFSQGLQDRLLPPNQTVLFLYSFIFMYIIYIAKDLVFYFFQNHYQFSFAIVFFFILKGIFQD from the exons ATGCAGAAGCATTTAGCAATGGGGCCAG AACATCCCTGGAGACGTTTTGATGTTGGCAGAAGTCCCCTCACATTCAGAAAGGATCTCTGTTTGCTAAAGACCAGGAAATGCAAG CAGGGAGCCATGAGAGACATACCAACATCGTATTTCGTCTCGGACTATACAACTGAGAACACGGATGCTAGGAGTCACATGGCACACTTGGATGTGACGGGAAGAACCAGTGCTTTGCAGTCTGAAGTATCCACCAATgtggaagagcagaaagagCTTTGCTGCATGCAGGTCACAGCTGCTGACATTGAACTTCAGAGGATGTGGTGTAATTTTATGCTGGCTGGACAGAAATATGAACTTGAGGATAGTGACAAACAAAGGCTTCATGAGGAGAGAATGACGCGGATTCGTCAACAG tttaGCCAAGGACTCCAAGATCGGCTCCTGCCTCCGAACCAAACTGTTTTGTTCTTATACTCCTTCATCTTTATGTACATTATTTACATAGCAAAAGACCTGgtcttttactttttccaaaACCATTACCAGTTCTCTTTTGctattgtgttctttttcattctcaaaGGGATTTTCCAGGATTAA
- the TMEM247 gene encoding transmembrane protein 247 isoform X6, with protein sequence MQKHLAMGPEHPWRRFDVGRSPLTFRKDLCLLKTRKCKGAMRDIPTSYFVSDYTTENTDARSHMAHLDVTGRTSALQSEVSTNVEEQKELCCMQVTAADIELQRMWCNFMLAGQKYELEDSDKQRLHEERMTRIRQQFSQGLQDRLLPPNQTVLFLYSFIFMYIIYIAKDLVFYFFQNHYQFSFAIVFFFILKGIFQD encoded by the exons ATGCAGAAGCATTTAGCAATGGGGCCAG AACATCCCTGGAGACGTTTTGATGTTGGCAGAAGTCCCCTCACATTCAGAAAGGATCTCTGTTTGCTAAAGACCAGGAAATGCAAG GGAGCCATGAGAGACATACCAACATCGTATTTCGTCTCGGACTATACAACTGAGAACACGGATGCTAGGAGTCACATGGCACACTTGGATGTGACGGGAAGAACCAGTGCTTTGCAGTCTGAAGTATCCACCAATgtggaagagcagaaagagCTTTGCTGCATGCAGGTCACAGCTGCTGACATTGAACTTCAGAGGATGTGGTGTAATTTTATGCTGGCTGGACAGAAATATGAACTTGAGGATAGTGACAAACAAAGGCTTCATGAGGAGAGAATGACGCGGATTCGTCAACAG tttaGCCAAGGACTCCAAGATCGGCTCCTGCCTCCGAACCAAACTGTTTTGTTCTTATACTCCTTCATCTTTATGTACATTATTTACATAGCAAAAGACCTGgtcttttactttttccaaaACCATTACCAGTTCTCTTTTGctattgtgttctttttcattctcaaaGGGATTTTCCAGGATTAA
- the TMEM247 gene encoding transmembrane protein 247 isoform X2, giving the protein MQGDLKESNSLKELRYSFQRAMDNLEKDIELTLQETQNNDNKRQQQVKMVCGKFSSSRCKTTVNHGGRRSARKLSAKGAMRDIPTSYFVSDYTTENTDARSHMAHLDVTGRTSALQSEVSTNVEEQKELCCMQVTAADIELQRMWCNFMLAGQKYELEDSDKQRLHEERMTRIRQQFSQGLQDRLLPPNQTVLFLYSFIFMYIIYIAKDLVFYFFQNHYQFSFAIVFFFILKGIFQD; this is encoded by the exons ATGCAAGGTGATTTGAAAGAATCCAACAGTCTAAAGGAATTAAGATATTCATTCCAAAGAGCGATGGACAATCTAGAGAAAGATATTGAGCTTACATTACAGGAAACCCAGAATAATGACAACAAGAGGCAGCAACAAGTAAAGATGGTATGTGGAAAATTCAGTTCTTCCAGATGTAAAACTACAGTGAATCATGGAGGACGTAGATCAGCCAGGAAACTGTCTGCAAAG GGAGCCATGAGAGACATACCAACATCGTATTTCGTCTCGGACTATACAACTGAGAACACGGATGCTAGGAGTCACATGGCACACTTGGATGTGACGGGAAGAACCAGTGCTTTGCAGTCTGAAGTATCCACCAATgtggaagagcagaaagagCTTTGCTGCATGCAGGTCACAGCTGCTGACATTGAACTTCAGAGGATGTGGTGTAATTTTATGCTGGCTGGACAGAAATATGAACTTGAGGATAGTGACAAACAAAGGCTTCATGAGGAGAGAATGACGCGGATTCGTCAACAG tttaGCCAAGGACTCCAAGATCGGCTCCTGCCTCCGAACCAAACTGTTTTGTTCTTATACTCCTTCATCTTTATGTACATTATTTACATAGCAAAAGACCTGgtcttttactttttccaaaACCATTACCAGTTCTCTTTTGctattgtgttctttttcattctcaaaGGGATTTTCCAGGATTAA